From the genome of Miscanthus floridulus cultivar M001 chromosome 10, ASM1932011v1, whole genome shotgun sequence, one region includes:
- the LOC136487738 gene encoding F-box protein At5g03100-like has translation MHPGESSKRAAPPALSSGGSIDALPDGVLEHIVGFVPAPEAVQTCVLARRWRYLWRSAPGLRVGWLGDGPGLHLGWPGDEEQASPPVKEHRELVDRLLLLRGGSPLDTCDIRLGEFQDDDVPRVNFWVWHAISCKVRQFMLSIHWHSYLKLDDLPLVSQHLTRLELRGVWVDSSFLDFSSCPALEYLDLLHCDLSTVKNISSYSLKHLSITQSRFPDDFDQFMFTGVLETRNRTCIYAPNLVSLRLDGLENLTPRLVSMPSLVEASVRITDDCGDYCVMLSEPDITDCLCELCDSSRGGTGYSCVLFQSLSKAKSLLLTCNTSDTLPQILFKWDLRWCPVFSMLKTLVLNEYWCVPDDANLLLRILEHSPVLEELTLELFSEGPNYEVEMKGSINQMDRSAKISEYLNIVKIKCQIVDESVLNVLEPLRTFGICFGF, from the exons ATGCATCCTGGGGAAAGCAGCAAGAGAGCGGCGCCTCCAGCTCTCAGCAGCGGAGGCAGCATTGACGCTTTGCCTGACGGCGTCCTGGAGCACATCGTCGGCTTCGTGCCTGCGCCGGAGGCCGTGCAGACGTGCGTGCTCGCCCGCCGTTGGCGCTACCTCTGGAGGTCCGCCCCAGGCCTGCGCGTTGGGTGGCTGGGTGATGGCCCAGGCCTGCACCTTGGTTGGCCGGGTGATGAAGAGCAGGCCTCGCCGCCGGTGAAGGAGCACCGGGAGTTGGTGGACCGCCTGCTCCTCCTCCGTGGAGGTTCACCGCTTGACACTTGCGACATCAGGTTGGGCGAGTTCCAGGACGATGACGTGCCACGCGTCAACTTCTGGGTCTGGCACGCTATATCGTGCAAAGTCAGGCAGTTCATGCTCAGTATCCATTGGCATAGCTATCTTAAGCTAGACGATCTGCCTCTCGTCTCCCAGCACCTCACCAGGCTAGAGCTGCGTGGAGTATGGGTCGACAGTAGTTTTCTTGACTTCTCTAGCTGCCCGGCCTTGGAATATCTGGATTTGCTTCACTGTGATCTCTCGACGGTCAAGAACATCTCATCTTACTCCCTGAAGCATCTAAGCATCACACAGTCCCGTTTCCCTGATGACTTCGATCAATTCATGTTCACTGGTGTTCTAGAGACTCGCAATCGCACTTGCATTTATGCGCCAAATCTGGTCTCACTGCGCCTAGATGGCCTTGAGAACTTGACTCCCAGGCTTGTCAGCATGCCATCACTGGTGGAGGCATCTGTCCGAATAACAGATGACTGTGGGGATTACTGCGTTATGCTATCTGAACCAGACATCACAGATTGTCTTTGTGAGTTGTGTGACAGTTCTCGTGGTGGCACCGGCTATAGTTGTGTGCTTTTTCAGAGTTTATCAAAAGCTAAGAGTTTGCTGTTGACTTGTAATACATCCGACACG TTGCCCCAGATTCTTTTCAAATGGGATTTAAGATGGTGCCCTGTGTTCAGCATGTTAAAGACCTTGGTGCTCAATGAATATTGGTGTGTTCCTGATGATGCCAATCTATTACTTCGTATTCTTGAACACTCACCGGTTCTTGAGGAGCTCACTCTTGAACTTTTTTCTGAG GGGCCTAACTATGAAGTGGAGATGAAAGGAAGCATCAATCAGATGGACCGATCAGCTAAGATTTCAGAATACCTTAACATAGTCAAAATCAAGTGTCAGATTGTTGATGAAAGTGTTCTCAATGTTTTGGAGCCCCTACGCACCTTTGGCATAT GTTTTGGTTTCTGA